The following are from one region of the Planctomycetia bacterium genome:
- a CDS encoding helix-turn-helix transcriptional regulator → MTQTLDFTDIERIVKLLNESTDPLLGLSVPDRRRVLIEGLARLVDADVYIWSSTAINHDLPGDFMTTCVIDGGWKSEAEQFAVYTVISSPEFGRQGLQKAYDCMVEGRRTTFSEGEIFPPEDRERLMEIWKQTGFEFFLLSLYPLNENFSSNLGLHRRRGKPNFSLREKTIVQTVFSQVDWLHKYGMNEEAREVSLGLSPRERQTLIFLLSGYSHKNIASRMNISQHTVNDYVKQLHKQFGVNTRAELQAFFFVGVGADPNAA, encoded by the coding sequence ATGACGCAAACGCTCGACTTTACGGACATCGAACGGATCGTGAAGTTGCTGAATGAGTCGACCGATCCTTTGCTCGGATTGAGCGTGCCCGATCGCCGGCGAGTATTGATCGAAGGTCTCGCACGCCTCGTCGATGCCGACGTCTACATTTGGTCGAGCACGGCCATTAACCACGACCTGCCCGGCGACTTCATGACGACTTGCGTCATCGACGGAGGCTGGAAATCGGAAGCAGAGCAATTTGCCGTGTACACGGTCATCAGCTCTCCCGAGTTCGGACGCCAGGGTTTGCAAAAGGCCTACGACTGCATGGTCGAGGGGCGTCGCACGACGTTCTCCGAGGGAGAAATCTTTCCGCCTGAAGATCGAGAGCGTTTGATGGAGATATGGAAGCAGACCGGCTTTGAATTCTTCCTGCTTTCCCTATATCCGTTGAACGAAAACTTTTCGAGCAACCTCGGGCTGCATCGTCGGCGCGGCAAGCCGAATTTCAGTTTGCGCGAGAAGACGATCGTGCAAACCGTCTTCAGCCAAGTAGATTGGCTCCACAAATACGGCATGAACGAAGAGGCGCGCGAAGTCTCGCTCGGCCTGTCGCCGCGCGAGCGTCAGACGTTGATCTTCTTGCTCTCCGGTTATAGCCACAAGAATATCGCGTCGCGCATGAACATCAGCCAGCACACGGTCAACGACTACGTCAAGCAATTGCATAAGCAGTTCGGCGTGAACACCCGCGCCGAGTTGCAAGCTTTTTTCTTCGTCGGAGTGGGCGCGGATCCTAACGCCGCGTAA
- a CDS encoding DUF1501 domain-containing protein → MLTALGGYHRNCSGLSRRRLLQAGGAGLFGLTLPKLLAAEEAARPLRPRAKSVIFLLLYGGPSQLETFDMKPDAPDTLRGPFKPIASRTPGLRICEHLPKLATSSDKFCVVRTVSHSYNDHSTAGHYIQTGHPWHIPIGAGFNATPKDWPSMGSIVEYMEQRRSGGASGVPNYAYLPNLLGHLQKFSTLLTRPGGYGGWLGRGYDPLATDIQKRDPDDNPFIRNCTDDELEYRIKGLASEGDVSLDRLDGRKSLLERFDDARRELDVAQPGSAQSTVAYDKFRNRALALVTSPRTRNALDVKQETAAVRDRYGRHLFGQSVLVARRLVEAGSRFVTVNWDTPSGYGWDSHISSNEQRDHLLPGLDQTLSALLADLHDRGLLDETLVVCCGEMGRTPKANAGWGRGHWSMLFPAVLAGAGVRGGAVYGRTDKNAAYADENPTSPEDLAATIFTALGIDPEQRIFDPQGRPVALVDNGKPLPIFG, encoded by the coding sequence ATGCTTACCGCGCTCGGCGGCTACCACCGCAATTGCTCAGGCCTGAGCCGGCGTCGACTTCTGCAAGCCGGCGGAGCAGGGCTCTTCGGCCTTACGCTGCCGAAGCTCTTAGCGGCGGAAGAAGCGGCGAGGCCGTTGCGGCCGAGAGCGAAAAGCGTGATCTTTCTGCTGCTCTACGGCGGGCCGAGCCAACTAGAAACCTTCGATATGAAGCCCGACGCGCCCGACACTTTGCGCGGGCCGTTCAAGCCGATCGCTTCGCGCACGCCCGGCTTGCGCATCTGCGAGCATCTGCCGAAGCTCGCGACATCTTCCGACAAGTTCTGCGTCGTGCGTACGGTCTCACACTCGTACAACGACCACAGCACCGCCGGGCACTACATTCAAACCGGGCATCCTTGGCATATTCCGATCGGGGCGGGTTTCAATGCCACGCCGAAAGACTGGCCGTCGATGGGCTCGATCGTCGAGTACATGGAGCAGCGTCGCTCCGGCGGCGCGAGCGGAGTGCCGAACTACGCATACTTGCCGAACCTGCTCGGCCATCTGCAAAAGTTTTCGACGTTGTTGACCCGTCCCGGCGGCTACGGCGGCTGGCTCGGTCGTGGCTACGATCCGCTGGCGACCGATATTCAAAAACGAGATCCCGACGACAACCCTTTCATTCGCAATTGCACCGACGACGAACTCGAGTATCGCATCAAGGGGCTTGCCAGCGAAGGGGATGTCTCGCTCGATCGGCTTGACGGACGGAAGTCGTTGCTCGAACGATTCGACGATGCCCGGCGCGAGCTCGACGTCGCTCAGCCGGGCTCGGCACAAAGCACCGTCGCTTACGATAAATTTCGTAACCGGGCGTTAGCGCTAGTCACATCGCCGCGCACCCGCAACGCGTTGGATGTCAAACAAGAAACCGCGGCCGTCCGCGACCGCTACGGCCGGCATTTGTTCGGCCAGTCGGTACTCGTGGCGCGTCGCTTGGTCGAAGCCGGTTCCCGCTTCGTGACCGTCAATTGGGACACCCCCAGCGGCTACGGCTGGGACTCGCATATATCGTCGAACGAACAGCGCGACCACCTATTGCCGGGCCTCGACCAAACGCTTTCGGCATTGCTCGCCGATCTTCACGACCGCGGCTTGCTCGACGAAACGCTCGTCGTCTGTTGCGGCGAGATGGGTCGCACTCCGAAGGCGAATGCCGGTTGGGGGCGCGGTCATTGGAGCATGCTGTTTCCCGCGGTCTTGGCCGGGGCCGGAGTGCGCGGCGGAGCGGTGTATGGTCGAACCGACAAAAACGCAGCTTATGCGGACGAGAATCCGACGTCGCCGGAAGATCTCGCCGCGACGATCTTCACGGCGCTCGGCATCGATCCGGAGCAACGGATCTTCGATCCTCAAGGAAGGCCGGTTGCTTTGGTCGACAACGGCAAACCGCTACCGATCTTCGGCTAA
- a CDS encoding S8/S53 family peptidase, producing the protein MHAYRFASVVVFAFALALVVSARAAEPVQEGGFAQARILDVWTKYGDVLTFGSGQTLALVDDGCKPGMPEWTTPVDGVAKVLASYDSIDGDDNPAHGKSGYHGSTIGMPSSLNYQGKRGVAFNNQVAIVRGVESCHCKIAEGGTLAKALQWVLENHKKYRITTVNLAPVDDKEHGEPVPTDIDAKLAELRRAGVWVSAPAGNHNFTKGISWPACQPNCIAVGAVTVGGDAVYLDRHEKVVLVVPAAATSSSNAIACGAAMILREAIEKSEYDWSADGPTLPEAMLAVMQKTGKQVVDKGSGRTYSRLDLLAAVDHVAGKGKKPLSVKPKAP; encoded by the coding sequence ATGCATGCTTATCGCTTTGCGTCCGTCGTCGTCTTCGCTTTCGCTCTCGCTCTCGTTGTTTCGGCGCGAGCGGCTGAGCCGGTTCAAGAAGGGGGCTTCGCTCAGGCCCGCATCCTCGATGTGTGGACGAAGTATGGCGATGTGTTGACGTTCGGGAGCGGCCAGACTCTCGCTTTGGTCGACGATGGTTGCAAGCCGGGAATGCCAGAGTGGACGACCCCGGTCGACGGCGTGGCGAAGGTGCTCGCGTCGTACGACAGTATCGACGGCGACGACAACCCGGCGCATGGCAAGAGCGGCTACCACGGTTCGACGATCGGAATGCCGTCGTCGCTCAACTATCAAGGGAAGCGCGGGGTCGCGTTCAACAATCAAGTCGCGATCGTTCGCGGCGTCGAGTCTTGCCATTGTAAAATCGCCGAAGGAGGAACCTTGGCGAAAGCATTGCAATGGGTCCTGGAGAATCATAAGAAATACCGCATTACGACGGTCAATCTTGCGCCGGTCGACGACAAAGAGCATGGAGAGCCGGTGCCGACCGACATCGATGCGAAGCTCGCCGAGCTACGACGCGCCGGTGTTTGGGTAAGCGCACCGGCCGGCAATCATAATTTTACCAAGGGGATTTCTTGGCCGGCTTGCCAGCCGAATTGTATCGCCGTGGGAGCGGTGACCGTCGGCGGTGATGCGGTTTACCTTGACCGACATGAAAAAGTGGTGCTCGTCGTGCCCGCCGCGGCGACCAGCTCCTCGAACGCGATCGCGTGCGGAGCGGCGATGATTTTGCGCGAGGCGATCGAAAAGAGCGAATACGATTGGTCGGCCGACGGTCCGACGTTGCCGGAAGCGATGCTCGCGGTGATGCAAAAGACCGGGAAGCAAGTCGTCGATAAAGGGAGCGGTCGCACGTATAGCCGGCTCGATCTCCTTGCGGCCGTAGATCATGTCGCCGGTAAGGGAAAGAAGCCGCTGAGCGTAAAACCGAAGGCCCCTTAA
- a CDS encoding TfoX/Sxy family protein, with translation MTYSLSLADRVRHALRAHHGIAEKKMFGGLCFLLGGNMLVGIMRSSLIVRLGAEAAADALKQEHVGEFDATGRPMKGWIVVDGEGLESDRRLASWIDQACAFVETLPVK, from the coding sequence ATGACGTACAGCTTGTCTCTTGCCGACCGTGTTCGCCATGCGCTGCGAGCTCACCACGGCATTGCCGAAAAAAAGATGTTCGGCGGGCTTTGTTTCCTTCTCGGCGGCAACATGCTCGTCGGCATCATGCGCTCATCGCTGATCGTGCGACTAGGTGCGGAAGCGGCGGCCGACGCTTTGAAACAAGAGCACGTCGGCGAATTCGACGCGACCGGGCGACCGATGAAAGGCTGGATCGTCGTCGATGGGGAGGGCTTGGAAAGCGACCGCCGGCTGGCAAGCTGGATCGATCAGGCCTGTGCGTTCGTCGAAACATTGCCGGTTAAATAA
- a CDS encoding adenine nucleotide alpha hydrolase has translation MREKAIVFWSGGKDCAFALYEVRREFEIVALLTTVTADYDRISMHGVRRTLLEKQATALGYPLQTIEISIGCGNDEYERKTRAALDEHVARGVTVAICGDLFLEEVRKYREERLFPPGMRGVFPLWGRPTPHLAREFIGLGFRAVLCCVDTHVLHESFAGRDYDERLLTELPAEIDPCGENGEFHTFVVDGPNFAAPVPCEVGMRTLRDARFCFCDLAGPADDAP, from the coding sequence ATGCGCGAGAAAGCGATCGTCTTTTGGAGCGGCGGCAAAGATTGTGCGTTCGCGCTGTATGAAGTGCGCCGCGAGTTCGAGATCGTCGCACTGCTTACGACCGTGACTGCCGACTACGACCGCATCAGCATGCACGGCGTGCGTCGAACCCTGCTGGAAAAACAAGCCACCGCGCTCGGTTACCCTTTGCAAACGATCGAAATCTCGATCGGTTGCGGTAACGACGAGTACGAAAGAAAAACGCGTGCGGCGCTCGACGAGCATGTCGCTCGCGGCGTCACCGTGGCCATCTGCGGCGATCTGTTTCTCGAAGAGGTGCGGAAGTATCGCGAAGAGCGACTTTTCCCACCCGGCATGCGCGGCGTCTTTCCGCTTTGGGGCCGGCCGACCCCGCACCTCGCGCGTGAATTCATCGGACTTGGATTTCGGGCCGTGCTCTGTTGCGTCGACACGCATGTATTGCACGAAAGTTTTGCGGGCCGCGACTACGATGAACGCTTATTGACGGAACTTCCCGCCGAGATCGATCCTTGCGGCGAAAACGGCGAGTTCCATACCTTCGTCGTCGACGGCCCGAACTTCGCCGCACCGGTGCCTTGCGAGGTCGGAATGCGAACTCTGCGCGACGCGCGATTTTGCTTTTGCGACTTGGCCGGTCCCGCGGACGACGCACCATGA
- a CDS encoding DUF3817 domain-containing protein yields the protein MLSTPIRRLCFIGVVEGISYLLLLGVAMPLKYLAGYPSAVRIVGSAHGALFILFFASVLEVSIRRPWWSGRFWKYAFVASLLPFGTFWFDAWLKKVEAADAVGAPIENI from the coding sequence CTGTTGAGTACGCCGATTCGCCGCCTGTGCTTCATCGGCGTCGTCGAAGGAATTTCCTATCTCTTGCTGCTCGGCGTGGCGATGCCGCTGAAGTATCTGGCGGGCTATCCGTCGGCAGTTCGGATCGTCGGCTCGGCGCATGGCGCGCTGTTCATTCTGTTTTTTGCTTCGGTTCTGGAAGTCTCGATTCGACGTCCGTGGTGGTCGGGCCGGTTCTGGAAGTATGCGTTCGTCGCTTCGCTCCTTCCTTTCGGCACGTTTTGGTTCGACGCCTGGCTCAAGAAAGTCGAAGCGGCCGATGCCGTCGGTGCGCCGATCGAGAACATTTGA
- the csrA gene encoding carbon storage regulator CsrA produces MLVLSRKSQESIVIGGEIEVRIISIRGNMVRLGIEAPKNVSILRSEICEPTREIQVHDLAYSSVAAPCAANHCAV; encoded by the coding sequence ATGCTCGTACTTTCCCGGAAGAGCCAAGAATCGATCGTCATCGGAGGCGAGATTGAAGTCCGGATCATCTCAATTCGAGGCAACATGGTCCGCCTCGGCATCGAAGCGCCGAAAAACGTCTCGATTCTTCGCAGCGAGATTTGCGAACCGACGCGCGAAATCCAAGTTCACGACCTTGCCTATTCCAGCGTTGCTGCGCCGTGTGCCGCGAATCATTGCGCGGTATGA
- a CDS encoding NYN domain-containing protein, whose translation MSDEPLIAVFIDFENLAIGVRHMNNAGQFQIPLILKRLLEKGRIVYKRAYCDWSNYRDAVREFHTHGIELIDIPQSKMSGKNSADIRMVVDAMDLCYAKQHIDIFALISGDSDFSPLVSKLKENNRRVLGCGVKSSTSDLLIANCDEFIYYDDLIRVAKKVPVKEVRTTKEGSSKPDKLQEAIERVLEVLHSIEQDFDPLWGSTLKQAIRRVFPGFNEGYYGYNSFSELLEAIDDKGLIELEYDESKKNYKVWPVRETTGRPPTKTAAPKPAR comes from the coding sequence ATGTCCGACGAACCTTTGATCGCCGTGTTCATCGATTTCGAGAACCTCGCGATCGGCGTGCGGCACATGAACAACGCCGGGCAGTTTCAGATTCCTCTCATCTTGAAGCGGTTGCTCGAAAAAGGGCGCATCGTCTACAAGCGAGCCTATTGCGATTGGAGCAACTATCGCGATGCCGTGCGGGAATTTCATACCCACGGCATCGAGCTGATCGACATTCCGCAAAGCAAAATGAGCGGCAAGAACAGCGCCGATATTCGCATGGTCGTCGATGCGATGGATCTCTGCTACGCGAAGCAGCACATCGATATCTTCGCTTTGATCTCCGGCGACAGCGACTTCTCGCCGCTCGTCTCGAAGCTCAAGGAAAACAATCGTCGCGTGCTCGGTTGCGGCGTGAAAAGTTCGACCTCCGACTTGCTGATCGCGAATTGCGACGAGTTTATTTACTACGACGATTTAATTCGCGTAGCGAAAAAAGTGCCTGTCAAAGAAGTCAGAACGACGAAGGAAGGAAGCTCGAAGCCCGACAAGCTGCAAGAAGCGATCGAACGGGTGCTGGAAGTATTGCACTCGATCGAGCAAGACTTCGATCCGCTCTGGGGTTCGACGCTGAAGCAGGCGATTCGCCGGGTGTTCCCGGGCTTCAACGAAGGCTATTACGGCTACAACAGCTTCTCGGAACTACTCGAAGCGATCGACGATAAAGGACTGATCGAACTCGAATACGATGAAAGCAAGAAGAACTACAAGGTGTGGCCTGTCAGAGAAACCACCGGCCGACCGCCGACCAAAACCGCGGCACCGAAACCAGCGCGGTAG